In Formosa haliotis, the sequence AAACCAACTTTGGTTAAGTCTTCGCGCATTGGTTTTACTAATTCTGCTGGATACATATTTTAAATTTTATGTTTAACAAATAAAGTGCAAATATACATAATTAAAACAGAAGAGGTCGCTACTTTAACGAAACCTAAAATTACTTTAAATTCTTAAATTTTTGGGCGTTACCTTGCTTGGGCAAGGTCGGGCTATTCGCTATATCTTTTTGTTTTAAAAGTAAACAAAAAGGATGCCGCTACTATCCCTAATGCAAATGTTAACCAAAATCATATAAAGCCTAACACTTAAAACTACAAGTAGTATATTTGCAGAAATAAAAATTGAACTATGAGTATTTCAAAATGGTTAGGCGCCACTTTAGGATGGTCGTTTGGAGGCCCAATAGGTGCTATTTTAGGATTTGCCTTAGGAAGTTTAGTCGATGGCTTTTCTAATGGCGGTATTAAAGTTAACCAAGGTAATTTCGGTGCACCAACTCAAAGCCGAACCAGATCGGGCGATTTCGAAGTTAGTTTATTAATACTAGCAGCGGTTGTAATTAAAGCCGATGGGAGTAGCGATAAACGCGAGTTAGATTATGTACGTGCCCAATTTGTTGGAATGTACGGCAAAGAGCGTGCTAACCATGCTTTTAAACTATTCAAGTCTATTAGTCAGCAAAACAATATTCCAGTTCGCGATGTGTGTTTGCAAATAAAACAAATGATGGATCACCCATCGCGTTTGCAATTACTACATTTTTTATTTGGTATCGCTA encodes:
- a CDS encoding TerB family tellurite resistance protein, producing the protein MSISKWLGATLGWSFGGPIGAILGFALGSLVDGFSNGGIKVNQGNFGAPTQSRTRSGDFEVSLLILAAVVIKADGSSDKRELDYVRAQFVGMYGKERANHAFKLFKSISQQNNIPVRDVCLQIKQMMDHPSRLQLLHFLFGIAKADGNVSTAEVNVIHTISNYLGIRSLDFESIKAMFYNSSDNAYKILEIDKSATTEEIKKAYRNMAKKYHPDKVIHLGPEHQKGAEEKFRQVQEAYDQLQKERGF